Proteins encoded in a region of the Paenibacillus sp. W2I17 genome:
- a CDS encoding acyl carrier protein, which translates to MTKEEIELFLKSEIAAALNQEPEDIDEEMNFLKIGVSSVQALKIINRARKHLQVDISPVALFEYKTIAEFAAYLNESLLQEGVAE; encoded by the coding sequence ATGACAAAAGAAGAAATTGAGCTTTTTCTCAAAAGCGAGATTGCTGCAGCGTTGAATCAGGAGCCAGAGGATATCGATGAAGAGATGAATTTTTTGAAAATTGGTGTCTCCTCTGTGCAGGCGCTCAAGATCATTAACCGTGCGCGTAAGCATCTTCAAGTTGACATCAGTCCGGTTGCGTTGTTTGAATACAAAACAATTGCCGAGTTCGCCGCTTATCTCAATGAATCTCTTCTTCAAGAGGGGGTTGCCGAATGA
- a CDS encoding acyl-CoA dehydrogenase family protein, whose product MIEVDVEQEIIHEAELFAAREIRPYAQQIQEQQAIPRTLIRAMAEKGYLAASIPAEYGGMGLGPKAYGLLTEVFGKALPAVRSLLTVHTSLVSETLVRFGTPEQKSSWLPKLVKGEWIAAFGLTEPEVGSDAKSVKTEWREESDCYVLNGKKKWITFGHLADVFIIIASNQGRSTAFWVERQFEGVQTQPIEGVMVAGETGIAEIDLHEVRVPKNHIIGRLNEGFEYIVTGALDQGRYSIAWAGLAIAQEALDAMVTYSRKRKQFDQKLSHFQLIRGMIGDAVTKVHAARALCLRAAELREAKDPQAAMETTIAKYFTSKVAVEVASDALQVHGANGISNQYPVARLYKEAKILEIIEGSSQMQQEMISHYGLKAYYKRGGSV is encoded by the coding sequence ATGATTGAAGTGGATGTAGAGCAAGAGATCATTCATGAAGCTGAATTGTTTGCTGCCCGTGAAATTCGTCCTTATGCTCAACAGATTCAAGAGCAGCAAGCCATTCCCAGAACATTGATCCGTGCCATGGCTGAAAAAGGTTACTTGGCTGCCTCGATCCCGGCTGAATATGGCGGCATGGGTCTCGGCCCTAAGGCGTACGGGCTGTTGACTGAAGTATTTGGCAAGGCTCTTCCAGCCGTTCGCAGCTTGTTAACGGTACATACTTCACTTGTAAGTGAAACTTTGGTACGTTTCGGAACGCCTGAGCAAAAATCGTCCTGGCTGCCCAAGTTGGTGAAGGGAGAATGGATTGCTGCCTTTGGCCTGACTGAACCGGAAGTTGGTTCAGATGCCAAAAGTGTAAAGACCGAGTGGAGAGAAGAATCGGACTGTTATGTTTTGAATGGAAAAAAGAAGTGGATCACATTTGGACATCTGGCAGATGTATTTATCATTATTGCCTCGAATCAGGGACGAAGCACTGCTTTTTGGGTCGAACGCCAGTTTGAGGGTGTACAGACCCAACCTATTGAAGGTGTCATGGTTGCGGGAGAGACAGGTATAGCTGAGATTGATCTCCATGAGGTGCGTGTACCAAAGAATCACATTATTGGACGTCTGAATGAAGGTTTTGAGTACATCGTAACCGGGGCGCTGGACCAAGGCAGATATAGCATTGCCTGGGCAGGGCTGGCGATTGCGCAGGAAGCGCTGGATGCCATGGTGACTTACTCAAGGAAGCGGAAGCAATTTGACCAGAAGCTGAGTCATTTTCAGCTGATTCGCGGCATGATTGGAGATGCGGTGACAAAAGTCCATGCAGCACGAGCATTATGTTTACGGGCAGCCGAGCTGAGAGAAGCCAAGGACCCGCAGGCCGCCATGGAGACAACGATCGCCAAATATTTTACGTCCAAAGTTGCTGTTGAAGTTGCAAGTGATGCGCTACAGGTTCATGGTGCGAACGGAATTAGTAACCAATATCCTGTTGCCAGGTTGTATAAGGAAGCCAAAATTCTGGAGATTATTGAAGGTTCTTCTCAGATGCAGCAGGAGATGATCTCGCATTACGGATTAAAAGCCTATTACAAGCGTGGCGGCAGCGTATGA
- a CDS encoding ACP S-malonyltransferase: MTFCALFPGQGSQYIGMCSELLDSEPEANQIFAEASEVIGFDLKALVMEGTLDQLTVSEYAQPAVLTASYVLFDSFVRRTGMTPDYAVGHSLGEISALVAAGALRFVDGIRFTAQRGALMHRSIQEQKGRAGIVVDVTQEALEELVENIRQNEYVTISGYNSPGQFVVAGTAKGLQLLDDQVDGYGGEFIPFRMMPMKADAPYHSELMQFIQPELEEMLAGISFSAPMFPICSTVHGEFIRGAEDIPKLLSSQLLQPIRWNQALTRVQNLGATVWIDIGPGQSVRNMLAENKTLPAAYSLDDPQDRSRLLDRYEAVNQTSGGGDKG; encoded by the coding sequence ATGACGTTCTGTGCGCTATTTCCCGGCCAGGGAAGCCAGTATATCGGAATGTGCAGCGAGTTGTTGGACAGTGAGCCGGAGGCGAATCAGATCTTTGCGGAAGCGAGCGAGGTGATCGGATTTGATTTGAAGGCACTGGTTATGGAAGGGACCCTGGATCAATTGACGGTCTCTGAATATGCTCAGCCTGCTGTACTGACAGCAAGCTACGTTTTATTTGACTCATTTGTTCGCCGGACTGGGATGACTCCAGATTATGCAGTAGGTCACAGTTTGGGGGAGATTTCGGCTTTAGTAGCGGCGGGAGCACTGCGATTTGTTGATGGGATCCGTTTTACAGCTCAGCGTGGTGCATTGATGCATCGCTCCATTCAGGAGCAAAAAGGAAGAGCGGGTATTGTTGTTGATGTAACCCAAGAAGCGCTTGAAGAATTAGTCGAAAATATTCGTCAGAACGAGTATGTGACGATCTCCGGTTATAATTCACCGGGACAGTTTGTCGTCGCAGGTACTGCGAAGGGTCTTCAATTGCTGGATGATCAGGTGGATGGCTACGGTGGGGAATTCATTCCTTTTCGCATGATGCCAATGAAGGCAGATGCACCTTATCATAGCGAGTTGATGCAGTTCATTCAGCCTGAGCTTGAAGAGATGCTTGCAGGAATTTCCTTCTCTGCACCGATGTTTCCCATATGCTCTACAGTCCATGGTGAGTTCATTCGCGGAGCCGAGGACATTCCTAAGCTGCTGAGCAGCCAGCTTTTGCAACCCATTCGCTGGAATCAGGCATTGACACGCGTTCAAAATCTGGGAGCGACGGTATGGATCGATATCGGTCCAGGCCAGAGCGTAAGAAATATGCTGGCTGAGAATAAGACCTTGCCTGCAGCCTATTCGCTGGATGATCCGCAAGATCGGTCCAGGTTACTGGATCGATATGAAGCAGTAAACCAGACAAGTGGGGGAGGCGATAAGGGATGA
- a CDS encoding aspartate aminotransferase family protein codes for MITEMMQYNQRVKQWLPGGVHYNFHLPWEETPLHFKHASRSRVTDMNGNEYLDLYARFGALIVGHGNEEYNECLKDTIDRVLSVSHCDLDAEALELIHQYVPSAEMIRFGLSGTEIVQNALRLARAWTGKNRFVRFEGHYHGNADNIMGGKTARTGLPVPSDYPGDMKGTKGRARDAMESQSYLLPWNDAARLEELFRQHGDDIAAVIMEPVCVNGGGVMPAPGYLQKVRQLCDQYQVVLIFDEIITGFRMGLGGAQQLFGVTPDLTTLGKAIAGGGVPVSALVGRADIMKLLVDKKVIHAGTFNGYPLGTAAVKATLEMLGRNGGQAMHSMNRHAEMMHDILCQEAVKVGLPLIVQGPSGCASYHCCTEPLTDTADYTFELMSFDILLNSKLAEHGILVSTLSRMYPNILLDMQDVAWFSERVPAALAEMKELYDELI; via the coding sequence ATGATCACGGAGATGATGCAGTACAATCAGCGGGTGAAACAATGGCTGCCTGGAGGTGTGCACTATAATTTTCACCTTCCTTGGGAAGAGACGCCGCTCCATTTCAAGCATGCTTCCCGCAGCAGAGTGACGGACATGAACGGCAACGAGTATTTGGATCTATATGCCCGCTTTGGTGCCCTCATTGTTGGCCACGGCAACGAGGAGTATAACGAGTGTCTGAAGGATACCATTGACCGTGTTCTTTCCGTAAGTCATTGCGATCTGGATGCAGAGGCTCTGGAACTGATCCATCAATATGTACCTTCAGCAGAGATGATTCGTTTTGGGTTATCAGGCACGGAGATTGTCCAGAATGCACTTCGTCTTGCCCGGGCGTGGACAGGTAAAAATCGCTTTGTACGTTTTGAAGGCCATTATCATGGCAATGCGGACAATATTATGGGTGGCAAGACTGCACGTACAGGTCTGCCTGTACCTTCAGACTATCCCGGTGACATGAAAGGAACAAAGGGGAGGGCAAGGGATGCCATGGAATCTCAATCCTACCTCTTGCCATGGAATGACGCAGCCCGTCTGGAGGAACTATTTCGCCAGCATGGAGACGACATTGCAGCAGTAATCATGGAGCCGGTTTGTGTAAATGGAGGCGGAGTCATGCCTGCTCCGGGTTATCTGCAAAAAGTCAGACAGTTATGTGATCAGTACCAGGTCGTGCTCATTTTTGATGAGATTATAACAGGATTCCGTATGGGACTCGGTGGTGCCCAACAGTTATTCGGTGTAACGCCCGATCTGACTACACTTGGGAAGGCAATCGCCGGTGGCGGAGTTCCGGTGTCGGCCTTGGTTGGCCGAGCGGACATCATGAAGTTGCTTGTAGACAAAAAAGTAATTCATGCGGGTACGTTTAATGGCTATCCATTAGGTACAGCTGCTGTAAAAGCTACGCTGGAAATGTTGGGCCGCAATGGAGGACAGGCGATGCACAGCATGAACCGCCACGCTGAGATGATGCATGACATACTCTGCCAGGAAGCAGTGAAGGTAGGTCTGCCTTTAATTGTTCAGGGTCCGTCTGGCTGTGCTTCTTATCACTGCTGCACGGAGCCGCTTACGGATACGGCTGATTATACGTTTGAATTGATGTCTTTTGATATTTTGTTAAATAGCAAGCTTGCTGAGCACGGTATTCTGGTATCTACGCTCTCGCGGATGTATCCGAATATCCTGCTTGATATGCAGGATGTTGCCTGGTTCAGTGAGCGTGTCCCTGCAGCACTTGCAGAAATGAAAGAGCTCTACGACGAGCTGATCTAA
- a CDS encoding 3-hydroxyacyl-CoA dehydrogenase family protein has translation MHNRLIAIIGAGVMGCATALDVARAGYHVILQDISASVIEHAPDVIRREYRSACFLKQGYGQVPLDQIMERISFQTQDEGVEEASIIIENVTENLELKKEAYARLYHKARPDALFALNTSCISVTKLASFLPDPGRVIGVHLMNPVPVKSMVEVIKGHHTTQGTEHEMVAFLETLDKSPVVIEDLPGFVSNRLSHLLMNEAAYIVQDGIATPEQVDAIMKKGFNYQMGPLETADLIGLDTVVHSLKVLYDSYQDPKFRCCPMLQKMVDAGQWGRKTGQGFYAY, from the coding sequence ATGCATAATCGACTCATTGCAATCATTGGCGCAGGGGTGATGGGATGCGCCACGGCATTGGATGTCGCGAGGGCTGGCTATCATGTAATTTTGCAGGATATTTCGGCGTCGGTCATCGAACACGCTCCTGATGTTATACGTCGTGAATATCGTTCAGCTTGCTTTCTGAAGCAAGGGTATGGTCAGGTGCCCCTGGATCAGATCATGGAACGAATCTCGTTCCAGACACAAGATGAAGGTGTGGAAGAGGCAAGTATCATTATTGAAAATGTAACCGAGAACCTGGAGTTGAAAAAGGAAGCTTACGCACGACTATACCACAAGGCTCGTCCGGATGCTTTATTTGCGCTAAATACAAGCTGTATTTCCGTGACAAAGCTCGCTTCATTTTTGCCTGACCCAGGTCGAGTCATTGGGGTGCATCTGATGAATCCGGTTCCCGTTAAATCCATGGTGGAGGTGATCAAAGGACATCATACAACACAGGGTACGGAACATGAGATGGTAGCATTTTTGGAGACTCTTGATAAAAGTCCAGTTGTCATAGAGGATCTGCCCGGGTTTGTCTCTAATCGCCTCTCGCACTTGTTAATGAACGAAGCGGCGTACATTGTACAGGATGGAATCGCTACACCCGAGCAGGTGGATGCCATTATGAAGAAGGGCTTCAATTATCAGATGGGGCCGCTGGAGACGGCGGATCTGATTGGTCTGGATACGGTCGTGCATTCATTGAAAGTATTGTACGACAGCTATCAGGACCCCAAATTCCGATGCTGTCCGATGTTGCAGAAAATGGTTGATGCAGGACAGTGGGGGCGGAAGACGGGTCAAGGATTCTATGCCTACTAA
- a CDS encoding HAD family hydrolase — MEKLKDIKCIVWDLDHTIWDGVLLESADVQLKPGLKEVIEKLDQRGILHSVASKNDAELAWAKLNELGIAEYFLYPEIHWDAKSVSVQRIQQNINIGMDAILFVDDQPFELEEVQSVHADIQVLHADQYEAMLDDPRLMPRFITADSAGRRQMYQADTLRKQAEEQYEGPSEQFLATLGMKFSIYEATEDDLQRAEELTVRTNQLNATGITYSYEELHQLMTSQDHMLLVCELEDKYGTYGKIGLALIHMQQKVWRLNMLLMSCRVMSRGAGSVLLTYIMREAQKQGKQMLADFRDTGRNRMMNICYRFAGFKQQSADQEGRVVFYHDLQQAVEFPDYIEVLVPEGQHQ, encoded by the coding sequence ATGGAAAAGCTCAAGGATATCAAGTGTATCGTTTGGGATCTGGACCACACCATATGGGATGGGGTTTTGCTTGAATCTGCAGATGTGCAACTGAAGCCGGGCTTAAAGGAGGTGATTGAAAAACTGGACCAGCGAGGTATTTTGCATTCTGTTGCCAGTAAAAATGATGCAGAGCTGGCTTGGGCGAAACTAAACGAACTGGGCATCGCCGAATATTTTCTATATCCCGAAATCCATTGGGATGCGAAGTCCGTCTCTGTTCAGCGGATTCAGCAGAACATTAATATCGGTATGGATGCCATTCTGTTTGTGGATGATCAACCTTTTGAACTGGAAGAGGTGCAAAGTGTACATGCTGACATCCAGGTACTTCATGCGGATCAATATGAAGCCATGCTTGATGACCCAAGGCTGATGCCCCGATTCATTACAGCCGACTCTGCGGGCAGAAGGCAGATGTATCAGGCGGATACGCTCCGTAAACAGGCTGAGGAACAGTATGAAGGACCTTCAGAACAATTTCTGGCTACGCTCGGCATGAAATTTTCCATCTACGAGGCTACTGAGGATGATCTTCAACGTGCAGAGGAACTTACCGTTCGTACCAATCAGCTAAATGCAACGGGAATTACCTACAGTTACGAGGAGCTGCATCAACTGATGACCTCGCAGGACCATATGTTATTGGTGTGTGAACTCGAAGACAAATACGGGACGTATGGCAAAATTGGGCTTGCACTTATTCACATGCAGCAGAAAGTATGGCGGCTAAACATGCTTCTGATGTCTTGCAGAGTGATGTCCAGGGGAGCAGGGAGTGTGCTGCTAACGTATATCATGCGTGAAGCTCAGAAGCAGGGCAAACAGATGCTTGCGGACTTCAGGGATACCGGAAGGAACCGGATGATGAATATCTGCTATCGCTTTGCCGGTTTCAAGCAGCAATCTGCAGATCAGGAAGGAAGAGTAGTGTTTTATCATGATTTGCAGCAGGCTGTAGAGTTTCCAGATTACATTGAGGTTTTAGTGCCCGAGGGGCAACATCAATAA
- a CDS encoding acyl carrier protein, whose protein sequence is MDYRQEIREFIGNNLTMDHEDTQINDNDNYFEQRFVNSLFAMRLVDFVERRFQIEIANEDLDLANFCTINRLHDLIERKLTEKEAAL, encoded by the coding sequence GTGGATTATCGTCAGGAAATTCGGGAGTTTATCGGGAACAACCTCACCATGGATCATGAGGACACTCAAATTAATGATAATGACAATTATTTTGAGCAGCGGTTCGTCAATTCGCTCTTTGCGATGCGTTTGGTGGACTTTGTAGAGCGTAGATTCCAGATTGAGATAGCAAATGAAGATCTGGATTTGGCTAATTTCTGCACGATTAACCGTTTGCATGATCTTATTGAGAGAAAGTTGACTGAGAAGGAGGCGGCACTATGA
- a CDS encoding thioesterase II family protein: MEPIYLEQLQKGEGNRQMVCFPYLGGNSNSFQPLVPYLPDTEIWAFTPPGHGLNTETPLEHMQQLVELYTSKLLDVIQPGSLLFGHSLGGITAYFVAQRLCQERPDVAKTLRLVLSACNTPDECGMQNYDRMSDENLIDHLFSYEALPQELIHEKELLNYFLPVIRADFRMLESAATLEYEPLSLPVLYLWGERDRTVTLQSALRWGRYFGTSMKLQTIKEGAHMFMMHQPSTVAHCLTSFMTPDK, translated from the coding sequence ATGGAACCGATCTATTTGGAGCAGTTACAAAAGGGGGAGGGAAACAGACAAATGGTCTGTTTTCCTTATCTCGGTGGCAACTCCAACAGTTTTCAGCCCCTAGTGCCGTACCTTCCTGACACGGAAATTTGGGCGTTTACGCCCCCGGGTCATGGTCTGAACACCGAAACTCCCCTGGAGCATATGCAGCAACTCGTAGAACTGTATACCAGCAAGCTGCTGGATGTTATACAGCCCGGCAGTCTGTTATTTGGACATAGTCTGGGAGGGATTACAGCCTACTTCGTTGCGCAACGCTTATGTCAGGAACGTCCAGATGTAGCTAAAACGCTACGGCTTGTGTTATCTGCCTGCAACACGCCTGACGAATGCGGGATGCAGAATTATGATCGGATGTCAGACGAAAATCTGATTGATCATCTGTTTTCCTATGAAGCTCTCCCGCAAGAACTGATACATGAAAAAGAATTATTGAATTATTTTCTGCCCGTCATCCGGGCGGATTTCAGGATGCTGGAATCTGCAGCAACGCTTGAATATGAGCCGCTCTCATTGCCGGTATTGTATCTGTGGGGAGAACGGGATCGTACTGTTACCCTTCAATCCGCGTTGAGATGGGGCCGATATTTTGGCACATCCATGAAGCTTCAAACCATCAAAGAGGGTGCTCATATGTTCATGATGCATCAACCTTCAACGGTGGCGCATTGTCTGACAAGCTTTATGACTCCAGATAAATAG
- a CDS encoding ABC transporter permease: MLLRMLRNDITRKKGITAALFIFVLLAALLVSSGSRMIMELTSSIQYLFSESKTPHFVQMHAGEIDQAKVNTWAEENAMVQQHQIVEMVNIDGSNLFLGAESEKNSVMDIDFVTQNQGFDYLLNLDSEIIQVNDGEIAVPVYYMQQKKLSVGDQVRIDNGQFERSYTIVDFVRDAQMNPSVVHSKRFIVSAGNLQELKQSIGEMEYLIEFRLTDPGLTSEFTQAYQNAGLPNAGPVVTYGLFQVLNAMTDGVIAAVIILVSLVLILIAMLCIRFTMLATIEEDYREISVMKAIGIAEKDIKRLYLMKYVFMAGFASVLGYIASLGVNRLFVSNIMLYMGKAPATLLHFAIPLLAAGIIFAMVVLFCRTVLRRFRSISAVDALRTGSLGDTQIIRNRLSLSRNRWSSVPVFLGLKEVIQRIKMFRLLLFVFVVSSFIMIVPVNFLNTLQAPSFISYMGVGQSDIRIDLRHTDDVEQRYDNLVAQIQNDKDIKTYSPLVTSQFKIKNAEGSYDNLSVETGDFSIFPLSYVSGNAPTTENEIALSDANSSELRLKTGEQLTLLVNGKDQMMTVSGIYQDVTNGGKTAKALLPYNKDSVLWYVVSLDLNNRGDMATKIAEYEAAFSPAKVTDLQGYLDQTLGGTIQQLKLVTMLALVIGVFISILITALFLQMLVAKDNNDIAVLRSLGFALSKIKFKYVVMSLVILILGVVTGTILSNTLGPLLVSAIMSTFGASNIVFVVNPLQAYILCPLLLAGTIVLTAWISIQSIKETSISKMIVE; the protein is encoded by the coding sequence ATGCTGCTACGAATGCTGAGAAACGATATAACGAGAAAAAAAGGGATTACGGCTGCGTTGTTTATTTTTGTACTGTTGGCCGCCTTGCTGGTATCTTCGGGGTCACGAATGATTATGGAACTGACGAGTTCCATTCAATATCTATTTTCTGAATCCAAAACACCACACTTTGTGCAAATGCATGCCGGAGAGATCGATCAAGCCAAAGTGAACACATGGGCTGAAGAAAATGCCATGGTCCAGCAGCATCAGATTGTGGAAATGGTCAACATTGACGGCTCTAATCTGTTTCTCGGAGCAGAGTCCGAAAAGAACAGCGTTATGGACATTGACTTTGTTACACAGAATCAGGGTTTCGACTATTTGTTGAATCTGGACAGTGAGATTATTCAGGTGAACGATGGCGAGATCGCGGTTCCGGTATATTACATGCAGCAAAAAAAATTGAGCGTGGGCGACCAGGTTCGGATCGATAATGGTCAATTTGAGCGTTCTTACACCATCGTTGATTTTGTCCGTGATGCTCAGATGAATCCATCGGTTGTACACTCCAAACGTTTTATTGTGAGTGCAGGGAATTTGCAGGAACTGAAGCAGAGCATCGGAGAGATGGAGTATCTCATCGAATTCCGGTTGACGGATCCCGGACTGACGAGTGAATTTACCCAGGCTTACCAAAATGCCGGACTTCCCAACGCGGGTCCAGTCGTAACCTATGGGCTGTTCCAGGTACTGAATGCCATGACCGACGGAGTTATTGCAGCCGTTATTATTCTGGTCAGTCTTGTGCTGATTCTGATTGCGATGCTTTGCATCCGATTCACGATGCTTGCGACCATCGAAGAGGATTACCGTGAGATTAGTGTCATGAAAGCGATTGGAATCGCAGAGAAGGATATTAAGAGACTGTATCTGATGAAGTATGTATTTATGGCGGGATTTGCATCCGTGCTTGGTTACATTGCATCACTTGGCGTTAACAGATTATTTGTTTCCAACATCATGTTGTACATGGGAAAAGCACCTGCAACCCTGTTGCATTTCGCGATTCCGTTATTAGCCGCTGGAATAATATTTGCCATGGTTGTTCTGTTCTGTCGAACGGTACTGCGGCGTTTTCGTTCCATCTCCGCGGTGGATGCTCTCCGTACCGGAAGCCTGGGCGATACACAGATCATTCGAAACCGGCTTAGTTTGTCCCGCAATCGCTGGTCTTCCGTACCTGTCTTTCTTGGTCTGAAGGAAGTCATACAGCGAATCAAGATGTTCCGATTATTGTTATTTGTCTTTGTAGTCAGTTCATTTATCATGATTGTGCCGGTCAACTTCCTGAACACTTTGCAGGCGCCAAGTTTTATTTCTTATATGGGTGTTGGACAAAGTGATATTCGCATTGACTTGAGGCACACAGATGATGTGGAGCAGCGTTATGACAATCTGGTTGCTCAGATCCAAAATGATAAAGACATCAAAACGTATTCCCCATTGGTAACAAGCCAGTTCAAGATTAAAAATGCGGAAGGAAGTTACGACAATCTGAGTGTGGAAACTGGGGATTTCAGTATTTTCCCATTGTCTTATGTTAGCGGTAATGCGCCAACAACTGAGAATGAAATTGCGTTATCTGATGCAAACAGTAGCGAGCTGCGCCTGAAGACTGGTGAGCAGCTTACCTTGTTGGTTAATGGCAAGGACCAGATGATGACGGTCAGCGGAATATACCAGGACGTTACAAATGGTGGGAAAACGGCGAAGGCCTTATTGCCCTACAACAAGGATAGTGTGTTGTGGTACGTGGTCAGTTTGGATCTGAATAATCGCGGGGACATGGCTACCAAAATTGCTGAATATGAGGCGGCTTTCTCGCCAGCCAAAGTAACCGATCTTCAAGGTTATCTGGATCAGACGTTAGGCGGAACCATTCAACAATTGAAATTGGTGACGATGCTGGCCTTGGTCATCGGTGTCTTCATATCTATTTTAATTACAGCACTGTTCCTTCAGATGTTAGTAGCCAAGGACAACAACGACATTGCTGTACTGAGAAGCCTTGGGTTTGCCTTGTCTAAAATCAAGTTCAAGTATGTCGTGATGTCACTTGTCATATTAATCTTAGGGGTTGTTACTGGAACGATATTGTCCAATACGCTGGGTCCGTTGCTGGTTAGTGCCATTATGTCGACGTTTGGTGCTTCCAATATTGTTTTTGTTGTTAACCCGTTACAGGCATATATTTTGTGTCCATTGTTACTTGCAGGCACGATTGTACTAACAGCATGGATTAGCATCCAATCGATCAAGGAAACGAGCATATCCAAAATGATTGTCGAATAG
- a CDS encoding ABC transporter ATP-binding protein, translating into MTTILEAKDVNKSVAIGENEEHNILKDINLQLKKGEFVSIMGPSGSGKSTLLYNISGMDQISAGSVYFNGKKISAFEERDLASLRLTKMGFIFQNIHLLKNLNLLDNIVLSAYLAKNSSRETINTRAMSLMKKMGIDELAGHNITQASGGQLQRIAICRALINNPDILFGDEPTGALNSKSTYEIMDILGDINATGTTILLVTHDVKVAARSERVLFMMDGKLVADRNIGKYARERQDLKTRESHLAQWLTEMGF; encoded by the coding sequence ATGACAACTATACTTGAGGCTAAAGACGTGAATAAATCCGTAGCGATCGGCGAGAATGAAGAACATAACATCTTAAAAGATATCAACCTTCAATTAAAAAAGGGAGAATTTGTATCCATCATGGGGCCATCTGGCTCAGGCAAGTCTACCTTGCTGTACAACATAAGTGGTATGGATCAGATTAGTGCTGGAAGTGTCTATTTTAATGGCAAAAAAATATCGGCATTTGAGGAGAGGGATCTGGCAAGTCTACGTTTGACCAAAATGGGGTTCATCTTTCAAAATATTCATCTGCTCAAAAATCTGAATCTGTTAGACAATATCGTACTTTCCGCGTATCTGGCCAAGAATAGCAGCAGAGAAACGATTAATACACGGGCGATGTCATTAATGAAAAAAATGGGGATTGATGAGCTGGCTGGGCATAACATCACCCAAGCCTCAGGCGGACAGCTTCAACGGATTGCCATCTGCCGTGCGCTGATTAATAATCCAGATATTTTATTCGGCGATGAACCAACGGGGGCGCTGAATTCCAAATCAACGTATGAAATAATGGATATTCTGGGCGATATTAATGCAACGGGTACAACCATTCTGCTGGTGACCCATGATGTGAAAGTCGCTGCCAGATCGGAACGTGTACTGTTTATGATGGACGGTAAGCTGGTTGCAGACAGAAATATTGGAAAATATGCAAGAGAGCGTCAGGATCTGAAAACAAGGGAAAGCCATTTGGCGCAATGGTTGACTGAAATGGGGTTCTAA
- a CDS encoding TetR/AcrR family transcriptional regulator, translating into MRLIKNPEERRNEILDAAEILFITKGYTKATVMDILQACNIAKGTFYYYFQSKEEVMNAIVMRFILSGEASARHVVSDPKLNAHDKIFRIMMAQNQPDGRKHDLIEQLHSVHNVEMHQKSLVETVIRLSPILAEVVEQGIQEGVFHTPNPKESIEFLLVSSQFLLDRGIFQWEEEELQKKVEAFTHIMERVLGAEQGSFAYVTRLYFPNQG; encoded by the coding sequence ATGAGACTGATAAAAAACCCGGAAGAACGCAGGAACGAGATTTTGGATGCCGCCGAGATTCTGTTCATAACAAAGGGGTACACCAAAGCTACGGTCATGGATATCCTTCAGGCGTGCAACATTGCCAAGGGTACATTTTATTATTATTTTCAGTCCAAGGAAGAGGTTATGAACGCCATCGTTATGCGTTTTATTCTGAGCGGGGAGGCATCGGCCAGGCACGTGGTGTCCGACCCCAAACTGAACGCCCATGACAAAATTTTTCGCATCATGATGGCGCAGAATCAGCCTGATGGCAGAAAACATGATCTCATCGAGCAATTGCACAGTGTTCATAATGTGGAGATGCACCAAAAGAGTCTTGTAGAGACGGTAATTCGATTAAGTCCCATCTTGGCCGAGGTGGTAGAGCAGGGCATTCAGGAGGGGGTATTTCATACACCTAACCCAAAGGAATCCATCGAGTTCCTGCTCGTATCGTCACAATTTTTGCTGGATCGAGGCATCTTTCAATGGGAGGAGGAAGAACTCCAAAAAAAGGTTGAAGCATTCACACATATTATGGAACGTGTGCTGGGAGCAGAACAAGGAAGCTTCGCCTACGTCACTCGCCTTTATTTTCCGAATCAAGGTTAA